The nucleotide sequence CTGGTGGAGAACGCGCTGCACCACGGCGGTGGCATGGTGTCCATCCGCACCCGCACCGTCGGCGGCTCGGTGGTCATCGAGGTCACCGACGAGGGCCCCGGCGTCTCCGAGGAACTCGGCCACCGCATCTTCGAGCACGGCATCTCCGGCGGTAGTTCCACCGGCAAGGGCCTGGCCCTGGCCCGCGACCTGGCCCGCGCCGACGGCGCCCGCCTGGAGCTGGTACAGCAACGGCCGGCAGTCTTCGCGTTGTTCCTCGCCGCCCCGGAGTTCCCGACCTGATCCTGGCGGTGCACGCGGAGGTGAAGCGTCGGTGTTCTTCCTGATGGTCGCGGTGATCGCGGTGGTGGTCTTCGGCGTGGCCGCGGTGGCCGCCGGGCACGGCGGGACTCTCGGTCCCGATCGGCCGGTTGCGGCGGCGCCGTTGCGGGACGGCCCGGTCGACGCCGGCGCTTTAGCGGCGGTGTCGTTCCCGGTGGTGGTGCGCGGCTACCGGATGGACGCCGTCGACGCGGTCCTCGACCGGTTGGGAGCCGAACTCGCCGAACGGGACGCGCGCATCGCCGAGTTGACCAGCCCGCCCGCCCCCGCCGCGGACCCCTACGCGTGAGTGATGCGATTGCGGGCCCCGACGGACGGCTGCGCTGCCCCTGGGGACTGAGCACCGCGGACTACATCGCCTACCACGACACCGAGTGGGGCGTGTCGGTGCACGGCGATGACCGGCTCTATGAACGCCTCACCCTGGAGGCCTTCCAGTCCGGCCTGTCCTGGCTGACCATCCTGCGCAAGCGGGAGTCGTTCCGCGCGGCGTTCGCCAACTTCTCCATTCCCGCGGTCGCCGCGTTCAGCGACGACGACACCGTCCGGCTGCTCGCCGATCCCGGCATCGTGCGCAACCGGGCGAAGGTGGCCGCGGCGTTGAACAACGCCCGGGCGGCGGCCGAACTCGGCCCCGGCGGCCTGGACGAGCTGCTCTGGTCGTTCGCCCCGACCGGCAAACGCAAGCGACCCGCGACCTTGGCCGACGTCCCCGCCACCACACCGGAATCCACCGCGATGGCCAAGAACCTGAAGAAGCGGGGCTTCGTCTTCGTCGGCCCGACGACCGCCTACGCGCTCATGCAGGCAACCGGGATGGTCGACGACCACTTGGTCGGTTGCGTCGCCCCGCTCAAGGCCTGACGCAAGATCAGGACGTCGTGCGCCCGGTCTCCTGCTCGTAGGTGAGCTTCGCATCGGAGATGCGGTCCTCCGGGGCGGTGGACGTGGACTGCGGTGCGTCGTTCGTGGCCGGCGGTGCACTGGAGGGCATCGCGGGGTCGTGCTCGTGGATGGCGAAGCCCGCCGAGGTTTCGGTCGCGTCGGGCGTCGCGGTCGCGCTGGGCGTCTGGCTCGGCGTGGCCGACGCGCTCGGCGTGGCGCTGGGCGTCGCGGACGGGCTCGGCGACGGGGACGTCGACGGTGTGGCCGCGACGCCCAGAGGCCCCGGCAGTTGCGGCAACGCGGCCAGAGTGCGGTCGGTGGTCTCGCCGAGGAACAGATCGCCGGGGTTGGGATCGTCGTCCTGCTCGGGCAGCAGTACCTGGGGCCGGCCGGGCAGCATCAGTGGGTGCAGCGCGGCCGGGTCCACGACCTGGAGCAACCGGTCCAGCAGGCCGGTGTGCAGG is from Sporichthyaceae bacterium and encodes:
- a CDS encoding DivIVA domain-containing protein, translating into MFFLMVAVIAVVVFGVAAVAAGHGGTLGPDRPVAAAPLRDGPVDAGALAAVSFPVVVRGYRMDAVDAVLDRLGAELAERDARIAELTSPPAPAADPYA
- a CDS encoding DNA-3-methyladenine glycosylase I, with product MSDAIAGPDGRLRCPWGLSTADYIAYHDTEWGVSVHGDDRLYERLTLEAFQSGLSWLTILRKRESFRAAFANFSIPAVAAFSDDDTVRLLADPGIVRNRAKVAAALNNARAAAELGPGGLDELLWSFAPTGKRKRPATLADVPATTPESTAMAKNLKKRGFVFVGPTTAYALMQATGMVDDHLVGCVAPLKA